DNA from Thermoplasma acidophilum DSM 1728:
ACAGCAGATCATGCAATCGCCGGTAAAAAGCGATCGGTTTGAGCATGCGCACTGTAACGACTAGCTTTCGCAGTAGCATGTATTTTTAAGCCGCAGATCATGATGCATGCATGAAGGAGTACGAGACCGAAACGAAGGGAGGCAAGATTGAGAAGAGGGTTTTCATCGATTCAGGATCCTTCGTGATATACGGCTATGAAACGGACGGAAAGATGGACAAGAAGGTGAGGCTGGTTCTGAATGGCAGGAACGGCAAGAGATCTTACTTCATAATACCGACCGGCAACAGGAGAAGCCTGGCCATAGATGCAGATTACGAAGATGATGTTTTCGTGCTCAAGGATGGCCAGGCTGTAAAGGTCAGGGATCTGTTCGGCGAACGTTGAAGTTGAGTTCGCCAATTTTTAAATACATCAAGCAATTCCATAATCTATGTCAGGTATTGTAACCTACGGTTCATACATACCCAGGTATCGCATAAAGCCGGATGAGATAGCCAGGGTATGGGGAGAGAACCCGGATCATATAAAGAATGGCATATACATACTCAGCAAATCCGTGCCAGCACCGGACGAGGATGTCGCCACGATATCCGTTGAGGCTGCTCGGAATGCACTGAAGAGAAAGAAGATAGATCCCAAGGAGATCGGAGCCATATACGTCGGTTCTGAATCACACCCTTATGCTGTAAAGCCAACGGCGACAATTGTTGGATCGGCCATAGGCGTTGACTTCTCACTGTTCGCTGCAGATTACGAATTTGCGTGCAAGGCAGGCACCGCTGGAATGCAGAACGTAAAGGCCATGGTTGACTCCGGCATGATAAAATACGGGCTTGCCATCGGTGCGGATACCTCACAGGGAGCTCCCGGCGATGCCCTCGAGTATTCTGCATCTGCCGGAGGTACAGCTTTCATCATAGGAAAGGATGATACCATAGCCGAGATAAATTCGACACTTTCCGTAGCGTCCGATACGCCAGACTTCTGGAGGAGAGAGGGCCAGCCCTATCCGAGCCATGGAGAGAGGTTCACGGGCGAGCCTGCATACTTCAGGCACGTCATCACGGCGGCAAAGATGATGATGGAACGCATGGAAACGCAGCCCAAGGACTATGATTACGTTGTGTTCCACCAGCCAAATGGGAAGTTCCCGACCAGGGCCGCAAAGATGCTGGGCTTCGAGGAGAAGCAGTACAAGGACGGCCTTCTCACTCCGTACATAGGCAATACCTATTCAGGATCGATGATGACCGGCCTCTCCTCCATACTGGATGTGTCAAAGCCCGGTGACCACATACTGGCAGTTTCATTCGGATCCGGCGCAGGATCTGATGCATTCGACATAACTGTGACTGACAGGATCGAGGAGATGGACAGGAACAGGGCGCCGACCATAAAGAAGATGCTTGAGAATGTGAAGTGGGTTGATTACGCAATCTACGCGAAGTACAAGAAGAAGATAATAGTGGGTGATGGCATTGAGTGATGTGTACATCATTGGGGCAGGAGAAACAAAATTCGGTGAGCTCTGGGATAAGTCGCTCAGGGATCTGGCCGTTGAGGCCGGACTTGAGGCGATTAAGGATGCAAACATCTATTCCAGGGATCTGCAGATGCTCTATGCCAGCAACAGCCTTGCAGGCACTATAAACGAGCAGAGCAACATCGCTGCCCTTGCGGCGGATTTCTCCGGAATAGCGGAAACGCACGTGCCGGCAGTAAGGGTCGAGGCATCGACTGCGTCCGGAGGCGCGGCGGTGCGTGAGGCCTATCTGGCCATAAAGTCCGGCGAATACGACGTGGTCATGGTTGGCGGTGTGGAGAAGATGACCGACATATACGGATCTGAGATAATAGACGTGCAGTCCTCCATACTCGACAGGGAGTGGGAGAGCTTCAATGGCGCTACCCCGGCTGCGTTAGCGGCAATAACGGCACGCAGATACATGCACGACTTCAAGGTGCCCAGGGAGGATATTGCGATGATCGCTGTTAACGATCATGCCAACGCCTCCATGAACCCGGATGCCCAGTACAGAAACAAGATAACTGTGGAACAGGTTATCAACAGCGATCCGGTTGCAGAGCCGCTGAACGTCTTCGACTGCTCTCCGATCTCTGATGGGGCCTCAGCAATCATTCTTGCATCTGATGAGTACAGAAAGAAGAACAGGCTGGACGGAATAAGGATAGTTAGCTCCGCCATGTCGGAGGATTACCTTGCACTGCACAGCAGGAAATCAATATACACGCTGGAATCTGCGCGGATCGCCTCGAAGCAGGCCCTCGAAAGGGCAGGGATCAAGAAGAATGACATATCCTTCCTTGAACTCAACGATTCATACAGCATATACGGGCTCCTTGAACTTGAGGATCTTGGCTTTGCGGAGAAGGGCAAGGGCAGGGAACTTCTCGGAGAAATAAAGATAAACGGGAGCCTGCCTGTCAACCCGTCTGGAGGCCTAAAGGCCAAGGGAAACCCGCTCGGTGCAACGGGAGTATCGCAATTCTATGAGGCATATCTGCAGTTAAAGGGAAAGGCCGGGCAGAGGCAGGTCAAGGGTGCCAGGTATGGAATGCTTCACAACATGGCAGGAACTGGGGCGACGTCCGTCGTCCATATAGTGGGTGAGTGATCATGGGACAGCTATCAAGATTCTGGAGGGAAAGCGAGCACAGGTACAGGCTGATGGGAACCAGGTGCGAGAACTGCGGGCGCGTATACTTTCCGCCAAGGGAGGTATGCCCAACATGCCACAGGGAGTCCATAGGCAAGATGAAGGATCTGGAGCTCTCTGGAGAAGGCGTGATAGAGAGCTTCACCATAGTGCATGAGGCTCCGCCGAGGTTCTCCAGGCAGAAGCCATACGTTCTCGCCCTGATAAAGACTGAGGAGGGCCCGATGATCACGGGCCAGATCGTTGACTGCGATCCCTCAGAGGTTGAAATAGGAAAACGCGTCCATGCCGTTTTCAGGCGCATGGGTGAGGACGGAGATACCGGAGTGATCGTCTACGGATACAAGTTCGCTCTGGATTAAAATAATTTTTTCTGATTTTTTTCTGAATGCAGCAAACGCTGAACCGTAGACCAGTGAATCCTCACAATTTCGGATGGATCCTGGTTCTCCTTTAGGTATTTTTTCAGGAAATCTATCGTCCTTGGATCGGATGGGTATCCGGATCCGAAGTCACCGAATCTATCGTGAAGCCTGTCTATCTCCGCATCCCTTATGACCTTCGATACTATGGAAGCGGCAGAAACTGCAGGAAATATGGCATCTGCCTTATGTTTGCAGACAACCTGCCTGCCTGATCTCATCTGGATTATTTCCTGTGCCCGCTCCTCTATCACGTCGTAGCAATCTATGTATACCAGGTCATCGGCGTAACGAAGCAGATCCACTATCTCGTCCTCCTCGATCTTGTTCAGAGATTCGGCAGCCATCATCCTATTGAGATCCTTTGGATGGAGTATCCTGTACCTAACAGAGCATCTTCCCATGATCTTTTCAAACAGTTCTGATCTTCTCTTCCTGGTCAGGGCCTTGGAGTCCTTTACCCTTATTTCCTTAAGAAATGAAAGATCACAACACACCAGCGATATAACCATTGGTCCTATAACTGGGCCACGACCGGCCTCATCTATTCCACACTGCCTTTCTGATTCTGTCAACAGAGGGCTATAGCATCGATAATTTTAAAGCCTTGTTGAAATTCCCTTAATCAGGGGCCGGTAGATCAGCGGTAGATCGCCTGCTTTGCAAGCAGGAGGCCTCGGGTTCAAACCCCGACCGGTCCACTAGTTTTTATTTTGAATTCTTATCACTGATAGATATCTGAAATATCTCCTAACAGTGATAGCCATCAGTGATATATTAATAAAACATCGTTAAATACGCATACATCTTGAATTAAAACCTAGAACCAATCTATCAGTTTATACTTGAGAAACTCAAGATCTCACCTGATGCAAAAATAACCCAATCTTATCCGATATCTGTAGGAGAAATAGAATTGCTTATAGATTTAGCCATTGACTCTAAAGGTACTTTGACGCTTGTAGAAATTAAGTCTAAAATTGAAGATGTCCTATACATAATATATGCCATTTCACACTTAATAAATAATCAAGCGGTGGGTACGAAAGAGTTAAAACTGGTTTGTGCTGGAAAAACGATAGAGTACAGCATTCATCAGCTTGCCAAAAAGCTTGGTGTAGAAACTTTGCTTATCCCTCCAAAATTGTATCAGTATTTGTCCGTATTGCTCGCTGAGTCTGGGGTAGATGCTTATTACCAACACGTAAAAACTAGCCAATTGAAGATTACTTCAGAAAAGGCTTGGAAAATTATCTGTTCCTCAATGGCTGACAAACCATCCAGTATACTTTCTATTTCCAGAAAAACCAATGTTTCATTTGGGTGGGCAAATTACGTAATCCATAGGTTAAAAAATGCCAGAATAATCAGTATGGCTTGCGGTTTGAGATTAAAAGACCTGGACAGACCCTTCAACGTGGTCTCGTGGAAAGAGCTCTTAATGGTCTGCTCAGGGAGACCATAGAGACGGATTTCAATACAGCAATCCAGTGTATTTATCCAGATGGGATGAATACAGGAAAATTCTATTCGACAGTATGGGAGAACAGGCTTACGAATTTACCAAGCGGCAGGGTGAGGCGACAGAAATAGCCAGGGAATTTCAAAAGCAGAATTTGATGCGGTGGTTTCCTGTGGCGGCGACGGAACCCTGAACGAGGTAGTCAATGGCATAGTAAATACGGATCTGGCCATTGCAGTACTGCCCATGGGTACCGGTTCCGATTTCGGCAAGACGATCGGAATTAGAAACATTTCAGATTTTTTAAAAGCAATAAAGAGCGGAAGGACAAGAGAGGTCGATCTCGTCGCAGCCCAATTCGCCAACCAGAGCAGGAGGTACTTCATAAACATACTCGAAATAGGATTCGGTGCAGAGGTTATGAATTATGTCAATTCGCACAAATACCTCGGAAGGGGATCTTTCAAGTTCGGCGCCTTCTATATGCTCTCGAAGATGCACCCGTTTAACCTGAGGCTGATCATGGATGGAAAGGAATATGAATTTCCAACCATAGAGGCAATTTTCGCCAACGGAAGGTATTTTGGAGGGGGAATGTTAGCTTCTCCATATTCAGAAATAGACGACGGCCTGTTGGATGTGCATGTGTTGAAGCCGTTTTCCAGGATCAGATCAGCAATGAACTTTCGTACGATCTATGATGGCAGTTACCTGAATAGGAGGATATGCGCATAGTTTTAGAACGGTGAGCGTCAGCGTAACCAGCAAAGGCCAGCTCGTAGAAATGGACGGGGAAGTTGTGGAGAAAACTCCAATTGATATATATGTTGATGGCCGAATTAAATTTATTGAAAGCCCGTCTGGATAGGAAAGGATCGAAAATCTCGCTGAAAGGCACTTTCAAGAAGATCATCAAAGACGAAAATCGTATTTTCATTGACATTGCAGCGACCGAGAATCAAATAATTAAGATATCCAGCACCACTTTTGGCTAAGTGAATGGAAGTGTTCATCAGAATAAATCGCAGGATAAAAAAAATATGTGTTATTGGGTCTTTTCAGGAAAGAATGATGATACGGCTGCCATGGGAAGCATAGCGAACAGGTACGACATAGCGATGAGTATTATCAGTGGAAAGGCCGGCCCTCCTGGTATCCCAGCTACCGCGGAGAATAAGGAGGCCTGCTTGATTCCGTATGCCAGGTGAGGAGACATGGCAACAAGAACGCCTACTGGAGACAGTAGAGAATAGGCTGCTATTCTGCCGAGTTTCGAAACAAAGAGGCCGGCCACCGCTGAAGGTACGATGATCATGTACCAGTATCCGGCATATGCCAGTATAAGTGAGAAAAGGAATACTATCACCACCGAGATTATTGCACCGTATCCCTTGGATCTGGCGGCCATCATGGTGAATCACCTGCCCTGTAGAGGTAGAAGAATGCGGATGGCGCCTCAGTATTTATGAGCGTGAAGTAAACACCGTTATTCCAGTCAATGAATGTATTATCATAGTACTGGGAGAGTGGGTTTTCCGATATCCCTCCGGGGTAAATGCCTATGCCGGAAGCAGGATCGCTCATATTCACGATCATGCGCCATGAAGGCCCGAAGTCAGAAATGGTGCCATAGGCAGCATTCACAGTATTTCCGTCTCCTGCAGCCGGTACTTCCTGGGTGTTCATTGCAGAGATCCCGAAAAAGCTTGACAGATATCTCTTGTGTATGTTCCCCCATTCCCACGCCGATGAGTACTGGCCGTATTTATCGGTCAGATAACTGATGGCCTGGCTGTAAGCACTTAACATGTCCGCGGTCTCATTTTTCTTATGTCCCGTCACGGGATTGCTGAAGAACGAAGCGTTCTGATCCGTCATCGTCCAGTTGACAAGATCCTCTATGAGCGGCCCGTGGTAGTAGTCGTCTGTGCCAAGGAAAAACGATGTCTGGCCCATGCCGTCGGTTGCGTTTATTCCATAGTAGGAAAACCATGGGGCAAACACAGTGCTGACAAAGTCCCTTATGAAGAAATAGTATATGGTGGCCGCAGTTGAATTGATGTCCATGTTGCCGTTCCAAGAGCTGAGGGCAGAGTATTCGGGTGTGTCGCTCAGGCCATCTGAATTCAGGGCCTTCACCAGCGGCTTTAAGAATATGTCTGTTGTGAAATCATGCACCGTCAGCTGTATCTTTTCCATCTTCGAATAGTTGAAGCCGTAGGTTGAGTTCAGCATTGTGTATATCTGGTCTGCCCTGTAACCGGACTCGTAATCCCATCCGATATAATAGGGATAATTAGGCGAAACGGTAATCTGATTTGCCGAGAACACGAAACCTCTGGACGGATCGTAGAGGTACGGGAGATCGCTGTATGGAACGAATCCCGTCCAGTCGTACGATCCGTTCCCAGGTAGAATGCCCCTTGGGTTGCCCCTCTCGATGACTGGGTAGAGGCCATAGGGGAATATGCCTATGTTTCCTGAACTATCCGCCACTGCCCAGTTCTGTATGGCCACCTTGAAGTACTCTGTGAGGTTCTGGACAAACTGCATCACTGAATGCGATCTGTCAATATTCAGAAAGAATGTTATCTCGTATGTTGGAATGTAGCCGGTCCAGTCCATTGCAACTGGCACGCCCAAGCTGTCATTTATAACAACCCCGTTCTTCGCAACCTCTATTTCAATGTGTACCGGTTTTTCCCCTTTAACGAGCACGGTTTCATTCTCAACCTTGAAAGGCACCCAGGAACCGTTGAAAAGGTAATCGCCCGGATGATCTGGCGATGTCTGTTCCGCGTAAAAATAGGTCTCCTGAATCTGTCCATTGGTGGCGCCCCATGCCACATATGGGTTGTGGCCCAGTATTATACCGGGGAAGCCCGGGAATGTTACACCGATGACGTTCATGCCGGGAGATACAAGCTGGAATCCCATCCATATCGACGGGACGCTTGTGGTTAGGTGAGGATCGTTCGCCAGGATGGCAGATGCGTTTGACGTCCTTATCCCGTTCACAGCCCAGTCATTGCTCCCAAAGTCGTGGAAGACAGTGTAGTTAATGCTGAGCTGGTCTGTTGCATATGATCCCGTGAACAGCGATGACACCTCTGCAAGCCCAGACATTGCCGACGTGTAGAAGGAATTTATGGTTGCATAAGCCGAATCTGAAAGGTTGACGTAGGGCACGTTGAGGTTCAGATTGGCTATGTCGCCCGTTTCATCGTATACCTTCGGGTTCAGCGAATACGGAACTATTGG
Protein-coding regions in this window:
- a CDS encoding Zn-ribbon domain-containing OB-fold protein; its protein translation is MGQLSRFWRESEHRYRLMGTRCENCGRVYFPPREVCPTCHRESIGKMKDLELSGEGVIESFTIVHEAPPRFSRQKPYVLALIKTEEGPMITGQIVDCDPSEVEIGKRVHAVFRRMGEDGDTGVIVYGYKFALD
- the rnhB gene encoding ribonuclease HII produces the protein MTESERQCGIDEAGRGPVIGPMVISLVCCDLSFLKEIRVKDSKALTRKRRSELFEKIMGRCSVRYRILHPKDLNRMMAAESLNKIEEDEIVDLLRYADDLVYIDCYDVIEERAQEIIQMRSGRQVVCKHKADAIFPAVSAASIVSKVIRDAEIDRLHDRFGDFGSGYPSDPRTIDFLKKYLKENQDPSEIVRIHWSTVQRLLHSEKNQKKLF
- a CDS encoding thiolase domain-containing protein codes for the protein MALSDVYIIGAGETKFGELWDKSLRDLAVEAGLEAIKDANIYSRDLQMLYASNSLAGTINEQSNIAALAADFSGIAETHVPAVRVEASTASGGAAVREAYLAIKSGEYDVVMVGGVEKMTDIYGSEIIDVQSSILDREWESFNGATPAALAAITARRYMHDFKVPREDIAMIAVNDHANASMNPDAQYRNKITVEQVINSDPVAEPLNVFDCSPISDGASAIILASDEYRKKNRLDGIRIVSSAMSEDYLALHSRKSIYTLESARIASKQALERAGIKKNDISFLELNDSYSIYGLLELEDLGFAEKGKGRELLGEIKINGSLPVNPSGGLKAKGNPLGATGVSQFYEAYLQLKGKAGQRQVKGARYGMLHNMAGTGATSVVHIVGE
- a CDS encoding penicillin acylase family protein, producing MKIRYARLFVSVILLAILLFAGFSSIGPLPPLIRLANPSSGVFSPPAYFYAPGSQKVQVEFSNVSATVLVYRQADGFIGIASNSTRAVYYEQGYLEAEYRLAQLDFLKRTALGNLSAIAGPSTLQTDIFMRELQLYNTAIMERQNLSADNMTYIYLKSFVLGINAYIGNLTYSKLPLLFKILNVEPHRWNVTDVLAVQQLFLWENSAGGLDPIYFNFALQKMPESVIKAIYPAYPAGVQNPIVPYSLNPKVYDETGDIANLNLNVPYVNLSDSAYATINSFYTSAMSGLAEVSSLFTGSYATDQLSINYTVFHDFGSNDWAVNGIRTSNASAILANDPHLTTSVPSIWMGFQLVSPGMNVIGVTFPGFPGIILGHNPYVAWGATNGQIQETYFYAEQTSPDHPGDYLFNGSWVPFKVENETVLVKGEKPVHIEIEVAKNGVVINDSLGVPVAMDWTGYIPTYEITFFLNIDRSHSVMQFVQNLTEYFKVAIQNWAVADSSGNIGIFPYGLYPVIERGNPRGILPGNGSYDWTGFVPYSDLPYLYDPSRGFVFSANQITVSPNYPYYIGWDYESGYRADQIYTMLNSTYGFNYSKMEKIQLTVHDFTTDIFLKPLVKALNSDGLSDTPEYSALSSWNGNMDINSTAATIYYFFIRDFVSTVFAPWFSYYGINATDGMGQTSFFLGTDDYYHGPLIEDLVNWTMTDQNASFFSNPVTGHKKNETADMLSAYSQAISYLTDKYGQYSSAWEWGNIHKRYLSSFFGISAMNTQEVPAAGDGNTVNAAYGTISDFGPSWRMIVNMSDPASGIGIYPGGISENPLSQYYDNTFIDWNNGVYFTLINTEAPSAFFYLYRAGDSP
- a CDS encoding hydroxymethylglutaryl-CoA synthase; the encoded protein is MSGIVTYGSYIPRYRIKPDEIARVWGENPDHIKNGIYILSKSVPAPDEDVATISVEAARNALKRKKIDPKEIGAIYVGSESHPYAVKPTATIVGSAIGVDFSLFAADYEFACKAGTAGMQNVKAMVDSGMIKYGLAIGADTSQGAPGDALEYSASAGGTAFIIGKDDTIAEINSTLSVASDTPDFWRREGQPYPSHGERFTGEPAYFRHVITAAKMMMERMETQPKDYDYVVFHQPNGKFPTRAAKMLGFEEKQYKDGLLTPYIGNTYSGSMMTGLSSILDVSKPGDHILAVSFGSGAGSDAFDITVTDRIEEMDRNRAPTIKKMLENVKWVDYAIYAKYKKKIIVGDGIE
- a CDS encoding diacylglycerol/lipid kinase family protein — protein: MVSCGGDGTLNEVVNGIVNTDLAIAVLPMGTGSDFGKTIGIRNISDFLKAIKSGRTREVDLVAAQFANQSRRYFINILEIGFGAEVMNYVNSHKYLGRGSFKFGAFYMLSKMHPFNLRLIMDGKEYEFPTIEAIFANGRYFGGGMLASPYSEIDDGLLDVHVLKPFSRIRSAMNFRTIYDGSYLNRRICA